Below is a window of Streptomyces qaidamensis DNA.
CCGGATCCCCCCAGCAACGCGCCCTGCTCGCCGCTCTGCTGCTGCGCGAGGGGCGGACGGCCACGGCGGCGGAGCTGATCGACGCCCTGTGGGGCGATGAATCGCCCTCGCAGGCGCTGGCGGCGGTACGGACGTACGCCTCCCGCCTGCGCAAGGTGCTCGACCCGGGCGGCGAGGCACGCCGGTCGGGCGGCGCCGCGGCCACCGCTTCCGCCGTCCTGGTCAGCGAGTCCGGCGGCTACGCGGTCCGCGACCTCGCCGAGGGCGCCCTGGACCTCGCCGTCGCCCAGGACCTGGCGACCGAGGCGGAGAAGGCCCGCTCCGCCGGCGACCTCTGCCACGCCCGCGACACCCTGCGCCGCGCCCTCGCCCTGTGGGACGGGGAGACCCTGGCGGGAGTGCCCGGCCCCTACGCGGAGGCCCAGCGGGTGCGTCTGGAGGAGTGGCGGCTGCAACTCCTCGAATCCCGCCTGGACATGGACCTGGAGCAGGGCTGCCACGCCGAGGCCGTCTCGGAGCTCACGGCCCTCACCGCGGCCCATCCGCTCCGGGAGCGGCTGCGCGAGCTCCTGATGCTGGCGCTCTACCGCAGCGGCCGCCAGGCGGAGGCACTTGCCGTCTACGCCGACACCCGCCGCCTGCTCGCCGACGAACTCGGCGTGGACCCCCGCCCCGGCCTGAGCGAGCTGCAGCAGCGCATCCTCCAGGCGGACCCGGGGCTCGCGGAGCCCTCCTCCCCGGCGCCCGAGCCGGCCGCCGCCCCGGTCCGCCCGGCACAACTGCCCGCGTCGGTCCCGGACTTCACCGGCCGCGCTGCCTTCGTCCGCGAGCTCGGCGACATCCTCGCCTCCGCCGAGGGCCGGGTCATGGCGGTCTCGGCCCTGGCCGGGATCGGTGGCGTCGGCAAGACCACCCTCGCGGTGCACGTGGCCCACCAGGCGCGCGCGGCGTTCCCGGACGGCCAGCTGTACGTCGACCTGCAAGGCGCGGGCGCCCGGGCGGCGGAGCCGGAGACGGTCCTGGGCTCCTTCCTGCGCGCCCTCGGCACGGCCGACTCGGCGCTCCCCGACTCCCTGGAGGAGCGCGCGGCCCTCTACCGCTCGGTCCTGGCCGGGCGGCGGGTGCTGGTCCTGCTGGACAACGCCCGGGACGCCGCCCAGGTCCGCCCCCTGCTGCCCGGCACGGACGGCTGCGCCGCGCTGGTCACCTCCCGCACGCGGATGATGGACCTCGCGGGCGCCCACCTGATCGACCTGGACGTGATGTCCCCGGACGAGGCGCTGGCGCTGTTCACGAAGATCGTGGGCGAGGAGCGGGTGGCGTCCGAGCGGAAGGCCGCCCTGGACGTGGTGGCGGCCTGCGGCTTCCTCCCGCTGGCCATCCGGATCGCCGCGTCGCGCCTGGCGGCCCGCCGCACCTGGACGGTTTCGGTCCTCGCGGCGAAGCTCGCCGACGAGCGCCGCCGCCTGGACGAACTCCAGGCCGGCGACCTGGCCGTCAAGGCCACCTTCGAACTCGGCTACGGCCAGCTCGAACCCGCCCAGGCCCGCGCGTTCCGCCTGCTGGGCCTCGCGGACGGCCCCGACATCTCCCTCGCCGCCGCGGCGGCGGTCCTGGATCTTCCGGCCGAGGACACGGAGGACCTGCTGGAGTCACTCGTCGACACCTCCCTCCTCGAATCGGCGGCCCCCGGCCGCTACCGCTTCCACGATCTGGTGCGGCTCTACGCGCGTGCCTGCGCCGAAAGGGACGAACTGCCCCCGAGCGAACGGGGGGCGGCGCTGTCCCGGCTGCTGGACTTCTACCTGGCGTCCGCGGCGGGCGTGTACGCGATCGAGCGCCCCGGGGACCGGCTGGTGGATCACCTGGAACCCACGTCGTACCCGGGGCTGCGGTTCGACGACCGGCACGCGGCGCAGGACTGGCTGTACGCGGAGGCCATCTGCCTCCTCGCGTGCGTACGGCAGTCCGCGGGGCGGCCGGAGACCCTCCCCCGGGCGATCGACATGCTGTGGGCCGCGCACGACCTCTCCGAGTCGGGGGCCAACTCCAAGGAGTACGAGGCGACGGCCCAGGCGCTCGTCGGCGCGGCCCGCTCGCACGGGCTCGGCCGGGCGGAGGCACGGGCGCTGATGACACTCGTCAACGTCCACCACGTGAGCGGCCGGTTCGAACGGGCCGAGGAGGAGGCGGAACGGGCCATCCTGCTCGCGCAGGAGTCCGACGACCTGCTCCCCGTCTGCTGGGCGAGCAACGCGCGCGGCATCATCGCGCTGTACCAGAACCGCCACACGGACGGCGAGGAGCACCTGTCCCGGGCCATCGAGCACTTCCGGGCCCTGGGCGACCGCCCCGGCGAGGCCGCCGCGCTCTGCAACCTCTCCCGGATCCATCTGGCGACCGGGCGGACCCAGAGTGCGGTCAGGCTGGCCCAGGAGGGCATCGACATCTACGACGGCATGGGCAACTCGATGCGCGGGGCGAACGCCCGCTACGCCCTCGGGCTCGCCCTTACCCAGAGCGGGGAGCTGGGCAAGGCGGCCGACCGGCTCCAGGAGGCGGTGGAGGTGTTCCGCGACAGCAGGCAGCGCCTGTGGGAGGGCATGAGCCTATTCCGGCTGGCCGAGGTGGACCTCGCCGCCCGGCGCGCGGCACGGGCCGCCGCCAACGCCGAGATGGCCCTCACGGTGCTGCGCGGAATCGGCGGGGAGTGGCGGCGGGGCAACGTCCTCACGGTGCTCGGGCGTGCGCTGAGCGGCATCGGCCAGACGGGCCGGGCCCAGGTCTGCTGGCAGGAAGCGGCCGGGATCTACGAGGAGCTCGGCTCACCGGAGGCGGCCG
It encodes the following:
- a CDS encoding AfsR/SARP family transcriptional regulator, with product MDGVPNGVPRVPEQRRFDSAPSSPGSATTAEPERPTEPASLRFSVLGPVRAWRGDEQVATGSPQQRALLAALLLREGRTATAAELIDALWGDESPSQALAAVRTYASRLRKVLDPGGEARRSGGAAATASAVLVSESGGYAVRDLAEGALDLAVAQDLATEAEKARSAGDLCHARDTLRRALALWDGETLAGVPGPYAEAQRVRLEEWRLQLLESRLDMDLEQGCHAEAVSELTALTAAHPLRERLRELLMLALYRSGRQAEALAVYADTRRLLADELGVDPRPGLSELQQRILQADPGLAEPSSPAPEPAAAPVRPAQLPASVPDFTGRAAFVRELGDILASAEGRVMAVSALAGIGGVGKTTLAVHVAHQARAAFPDGQLYVDLQGAGARAAEPETVLGSFLRALGTADSALPDSLEERAALYRSVLAGRRVLVLLDNARDAAQVRPLLPGTDGCAALVTSRTRMMDLAGAHLIDLDVMSPDEALALFTKIVGEERVASERKAALDVVAACGFLPLAIRIAASRLAARRTWTVSVLAAKLADERRRLDELQAGDLAVKATFELGYGQLEPAQARAFRLLGLADGPDISLAAAAAVLDLPAEDTEDLLESLVDTSLLESAAPGRYRFHDLVRLYARACAERDELPPSERGAALSRLLDFYLASAAGVYAIERPGDRLVDHLEPTSYPGLRFDDRHAAQDWLYAEAICLLACVRQSAGRPETLPRAIDMLWAAHDLSESGANSKEYEATAQALVGAARSHGLGRAEARALMTLVNVHHVSGRFERAEEEAERAILLAQESDDLLPVCWASNARGIIALYQNRHTDGEEHLSRAIEHFRALGDRPGEAAALCNLSRIHLATGRTQSAVRLAQEGIDIYDGMGNSMRGANARYALGLALTQSGELGKAADRLQEAVEVFRDSRQRLWEGMSLFRLAEVDLAARRAARAAANAEMALTVLRGIGGEWRRGNVLTVLGRALSGIGQTGRAQVCWQEAAGIYEELGSPEAAEVRALLSPVRAA